A region of the Apium graveolens cultivar Ventura chromosome 6, ASM990537v1, whole genome shotgun sequence genome:
AATAGAGATGAAATTTACGAAAACCTATACAAGCCAACAAATTTGCAAAACATTGTAACATCAAATATGAATGGTTAACAACATAACATCAGATTCATACATGGATATACACATATAGCACAATAAGGAAACATTACCATGTACGTCATAACCTCGAAAGTGAGGATAATGTATTGAAGGTAATAAATTATCAATGGGGCAAACACTAAAATTAGTTATTTATAAGAAAATACTCCAACAAAAACACAAAGTTTATAAtgtatttaaaaaaatatttcgAAAGATAGTGTAGGACGTGCACCAGGGACTCTTTTAATAATTTCTGGTATGCACTGATTTCAGTTTAATCCCAATAGAAGTTTTTATTCAGAAATCTCTACAGTTGTGTTCTATAATCAGTTTAGTCTCTACATTTGGTATCAGATCACTCTATTCTTTATCTACATGACTCACATCTCATTGGCATACAAGATGGCTGAGTCGAGCAAGCACAAGGAAGGGCAGATTGGGTTGAGTTTTCCCATGCTAACAAAGACAAATTATACTGCTTGGGCAATAAAGATGTGGATATTTATGCAAGCACATAGCGTGTGGGAAGCAATCGATCCCAAGGATCCAAAGGCTGCTGTGGAAGACAAGATCGACAAGCGAGCTTTGGCTATGATCTATCCGAGTATTCCAGAGGAATTGATGTTGACGCTTGCAGAATGGAAAACCGCAAAGGACGCCTGGGAGGCAATAAAAACGGTGTCACTAGGGGCTACAAAGGTCAAACAAGCAAAGGCTCAAACACTTAAATCTGAATTTGAATCTTTAAATATGAAGGACACAGATCAATTAGATGATTTCTGCATGAAATTAAATGGCCTGGTTGCGAGAATCAGGGCACTTGGAGAGACTATTGGAGAAGAATACGTTGTGAAAAAATTGCTAAGGGCGGTGCTTGCCAAATTTCTGCAAATAGCGTCAGCTATCGAGCAATTTGGAAATATTAAAACTATGTCGGTTGAAGAAGTAATAGGCTCGCTAAAAGCTCACGAGGAACGACTATCTAGTCAAGGTGATAGCAAAGAAGAACAACAACTCCTTTTGACCGAGGAGGAATGGTCACGACGTGAGAACAACACTGGAAAGCTCCTGCTTACACGCGAGGAATGGTTGAGAAGGTCGAATAGAGGTGGGTCTCAGGTTGGAAATGACCACCGTGACAGAGATAATCAGGATGGTCGAAGACGAATTGATAGAGGAAAACTAAAATATTTCAACTGTGGAGCCTATGGTCATTTTTCCATTGAATGTAGAAAACCAAGGAGGGACAAAATACAACGTGGAGAAGCCAATCTAACACAAACATATGACGAAGAACTTGCACTCTTAATGGCCATGAATAATGAAGGTGCAGACGACATGATTCTCTTGTCTGAAGGTGCAGGCTCGAACACAAAAACCTTGGAGGAGGACATCTGGTATCTAGATAATGGGGCAAGTAACCATATGGCTGGGTGCCATGAAAAATTTCAAACTCTGGATATAAAAATGAAGGGGCAGGTTAAATTTGGCGACGGATCTCTAGTACAAATCGAGGTGAAGGGCACAATAAGAATTGTTTGCAAGAATGGCGAGACACGAGCACTATAGGATGTGTATTATATACCCACACTGAAGAGCAATATTATTAGCCTAGGTCAGCTTTCTGAAGAAGGAAATCGAGTGGTATTGGATGGAGAAAACTTGTGGGTCTATGATAGTTATGGGAGGCTGATTATGCACATAAAACGCTCTCCAAATCGTCTCTACAAAATACGCATTGAAGATACCAAGGAAGTTTGCTTACTTACAAAGGAGGAAGAAAAGGCATGGTTATGGCATGCACACCTAGGCCACGTCAATTTTAATGCAATGCAGCTGATGTCTAGGAATCAAATGACACATGGTCTTCCATCCATAAATCAACCAAAAGAGCTTTGCAATGGGTGCCTTATGTCAAAACAATCCCGTAAGCCTTTTCCTACTCACTCTCATTTTACTTCTAAGCATGCATTAGAATTAATACATGGGCATCTTTGTGGGCCTATTTCAGCTTCTACTCCTGATGGCAATAGATATTTCATGCTATTAGTAGATGATTACACTCGTATGATGTGGATTTACATGCTTAAGTTTAAAAGTGAGGCATTAAATTATTTTAAGAAGTTCAAGTTACTGGTTGAGAGCAACTCTGCAAAACAAAGCATTCAGGTGTTCCGTACTGATCGTGGGGGGGAGTTTTGTTCCAAAGAATTTGAAGACTTTTGTGAACAAGCAGGAATTTTGAGGCATTATACTGCGCCCTACACACCACAGCAAAACGGTGTAGTAGAGCGTCGTAATCGTACAGTGGCAACAATGACTAGAAGCTTGCTCAAGGAAAGGGGAGTTCCTGCACAGTTCTGGGGCGAGGCTGCTAGACATGCCGTATACATCTTAAACATGCTCCAAACTCGAGCATTCTCACACATAACTCCGTATAAGGCATGGTGTGGTCACAAACCATCTGTTGAATCTCTGAAAATCTTTGGTTGCATCTCTTATATGAAAATTCCAGCCGTGTTCATTCACAAACTCGATGACAGAAGTAAAGTGTTAGTTCACTTTGGAAGAGAACCAAGAACTAAGGCGTATCGATTGTACGACCCAGATTCTGGAAGAATTTATGTGAGCAGAGACGTTATATTCAATGAAGGAAAAGGTTGGAAATGGGATAAAGGTGCAAACCAAATCGCTGATAGGTGCACTCAAATCAACGCTTTCTAATTTCAAATTGATTTTGACATTGATCCACGAGAAATATATGAGCAACACGCACCAGAAAATTCCGAGTTTTTTAGTGAAGATTCTAACTCCAAGAGTGCTGCCTCACCAGAAACACCATTCACATCAGGGTCTGTTTCTTCATCTGACATTGCAGGAGACTCAGGTTCTAGTGGTTCCAGCACTGATAGTGAACCAAGGCGCATGAGACAACTCTCAGACATTTATAGAGTCACTGAGGAAGTGAAAATTGAGGATGAGTTGCTGCTAACAAATGTAGATGCACCAATAAATTTTGAACAAGCTGTCAAAACTGAGGCTTGGAGGGATGCAATGAATACATAAATTACTACTATAGAAAAGAACAAGACGTGGCAACTTACAAATTTGCCAAAGCGCCATAAACCAATCGACTTGAAGTGGGTGTTCAAGTTGAAAAAGGATCAAAATGGAGAGGTAATCAAACATAAAGCTCGTTTGGTGGCTAAGGGCTACGTGCAGTGCTATGGTATTGATTATGACGAGGTTTTCACCTCGGTCACAGGATTAGAAATGGTTCGCTTACTTTTGGCATTGGTAGCCAAGAACGAATGGGAAGTACATCACCTTGACGTCAAGTCCTCTTTCCTAAATGGTGTTCTCTCGGAAGAAGTCTATGTTTCTCAACCTAAAGGCTACATGAAAAAGGGGCAAGAATACAAAGTTTATAGATTATTCAAGGCCCTATACGGGTTACGACAAGCACCCCGGGCTTGGTACTCACAGTTAAACAAGTGCTTGTTGAAGCCTGGTTTCGTGAAATGTCCCTATGAACATGCTGTTTACACACGAAATGAAGGGTCTGAAATTTTGATTGTGGGTGTCTATGTTGATGATCTAATTATCACTGTCACCACTGTTTCTAATATTGTCAAATTCAAGGGGGAGATGAGTCGTGAATTTGACATGACTGATCTTGGAAGATTATCATATTACTTGGGCTTGGAGGTCGAACAAGGCAGTGGTTACATCAAACTTAAACAGACTGCATACGCAATAAAGGTGCTTCAAAATACAGGTATGAGTGATTGCAAGGCTGTGACGTATCCCATGGACTTCAACTTGCAGATCGATGCTAATTCAAATGATGAACTGATAAATTCAACTCATTACAAGAGCTTGGTTGGAGGGTTACGTTACTTGGTTT
Encoded here:
- the LOC141664517 gene encoding uncharacterized protein LOC141664517: MAESSKHKEGQIGLSFPMLTKTNYTAWAIKMWIFMQAHSVWEAIDPKDPKAAVEDKIDKRALAMIYPSIPEELMLTLAEWKTAKDAWEAIKTVSLGATKVKQAKAQTLKSEFESLNMKDTDQLDDFCMKLNGLVARIRALGETIGEEYVVKKLLRAVLAKFLQIASAIEQFGNIKTMSVEEVIGSLKAHEERLSSQGDSKEEQQLLLTEEEWSRRENNTGKLLLTREEWLRRSNRGGSQVGNDHRDRDNQDGRRRIDRGKLKYFNCGAYGHFSIECRKPRRDKIQRGEANLTQTYDEELALLMAMNNEGADDMILLSEGAGSNTKTLEEDIWYLDNGASNHMAGCHEKFQTLDIKMKGQVKFGDGSLVQIEVKGTIRIVCKNGETRAL